In one window of Streptomyces griseus subsp. griseus DNA:
- a CDS encoding peptidoglycan D,D-transpeptidase FtsI family protein — MNKTIRRASVFCLLMVLALLVRATWVQGYQAKALADDEHNRRNTIAQYAQPLGDIIVAGSPVTGSKGTSGGDLRYKRTYTQGELYAAVTGYSSQAYGATQLEGIYSDVLDGTDDRLKNPADLITGEQAAPGNVLTTIDPGVQKAAYEALGDDKGAAVAIDPKTGRILGMVSTPSYDPSAISGTDDGDAWKKLLDDKEKPLVNRALRQPLAPGSTFKLVVAAAALENGLYGSVDEATDSPDPYTLPGTRTVLRNENASAPCQNATLRTALRYSCNNVFAKVAADLGQDKVKEMADAFGFDTKKLDVPVRAAESVYPTGMDKAQTALTGIGQFEVTATPLQMAMVTAALANGGELAAPRMVSSVTDGDGSTLEETEDGKTERVVKESTAEQLRSAMVTVVEEGTGTNAKIAGAEVGGKTGTAQNGVDNSNTPYAWFTSYAKDGSSGKEVAVAVIVEDSGSARSEVSGNGLAAPIAQKMMRAALER, encoded by the coding sequence ATGAACAAGACAATCAGGCGCGCTTCGGTCTTCTGCCTGCTCATGGTGCTCGCCCTGCTGGTGCGGGCGACGTGGGTGCAGGGCTACCAGGCCAAGGCGCTCGCAGACGACGAGCACAACCGGCGGAACACCATCGCGCAGTACGCGCAGCCGCTCGGGGACATCATCGTGGCCGGTTCGCCGGTCACCGGATCGAAGGGGACCAGTGGCGGCGACCTCCGGTACAAGAGGACCTACACGCAGGGCGAGCTCTACGCGGCCGTGACGGGCTACAGCTCGCAGGCGTACGGGGCGACCCAGCTCGAAGGCATCTACAGCGACGTCCTGGACGGCACGGACGACCGCCTGAAGAACCCGGCCGACCTGATCACCGGCGAGCAGGCCGCCCCGGGCAACGTCCTCACCACGATCGACCCGGGCGTCCAGAAGGCGGCGTACGAGGCGCTCGGCGACGACAAGGGCGCGGCCGTGGCCATCGACCCGAAGACCGGCCGCATCCTGGGCATGGTCTCCACGCCCTCGTACGACCCCTCCGCCATCAGCGGCACGGACGACGGCGACGCCTGGAAGAAGCTGCTGGACGACAAGGAGAAGCCGCTGGTCAACCGGGCACTGCGGCAGCCGCTGGCACCCGGTTCCACGTTCAAGCTGGTGGTCGCGGCGGCGGCGCTGGAGAACGGGCTCTACGGCTCCGTCGACGAGGCGACCGACAGCCCCGACCCGTACACCCTCCCCGGCACCCGCACGGTCCTGCGCAACGAGAACGCCTCCGCCCCCTGCCAGAACGCGACCCTGCGCACCGCCCTCCGCTACTCCTGCAACAACGTCTTCGCCAAGGTGGCCGCCGACCTCGGCCAGGACAAGGTCAAGGAGATGGCCGACGCGTTCGGCTTCGACACCAAGAAGCTGGACGTCCCGGTGCGGGCCGCCGAGAGCGTCTACCCGACCGGCATGGACAAGGCGCAGACGGCGCTGACGGGCATCGGCCAGTTCGAGGTCACCGCGACCCCGCTCCAGATGGCGATGGTCACCGCGGCCCTCGCCAACGGCGGTGAGCTGGCCGCCCCGCGCATGGTCTCGTCGGTGACGGACGGGGACGGCTCCACGCTGGAGGAGACCGAGGACGGGAAGACGGAGCGGGTGGTGAAGGAGTCCACCGCCGAGCAGCTGCGCAGCGCGATGGTGACCGTCGTCGAGGAGGGCACCGGCACCAACGCGAAGATCGCCGGGGCCGAGGTCGGCGGAAAGACGGGAACCGCGCAGAACGGCGTGGACAACAGCAACACCCCGTACGCCTGGTTCACCTCGTACGCGAAGGACGGCAGCAGCGGCAAGGAGGTCGCCGTCGCGGTGATCGTCGAGGACTCCGGCTCGGCGCGCTCCGAGGTCAGCGGCAACGGCCTGGCGGCGCCGATCGCACAGAAGATGATGCGGGCGGCGCTGGAGCGGTGA
- a CDS encoding dihydrodipicolinate synthase family protein → MTRPQGCSSVTLSMNNDAGAAADFACCGTGEFHALAREEFPPRGHRRRRGEGRTGPVVAGTGYGTALAIECARTAEEAGADGLLALPPHLVVAGQEGC, encoded by the coding sequence TTGACCCGCCCCCAGGGCTGCTCCAGCGTGACGCTGTCCATGAATAACGACGCGGGTGCGGCGGCGGACTTCGCCTGCTGCGGCACGGGCGAGTTCCACGCGCTGGCGCGGGAGGAGTTTCCGCCTCGTGGTCACCGCCGCCGTCGAGGAGAGGGCCGGACAGGCCCCGTCGTCGCGGGTACGGGATACGGCACGGCCCTCGCGATCGAGTGCGCGCGGACCGCCGAGGAGGCCGGCGCCGACGGGCTCCTCGCCCTGCCCCCGCACCTCGTCGTCGCCGGCCAGGAGGGCTGCTGA
- a CDS encoding TerD family protein has protein sequence MTAMTPGSNIPLSAVRVAVDVAAPVRLDVSGLLLTADGKVRSDDDFIFYNQPSGPGVTYRAGGGSAPDAIVVDTTAVPPGIEKIVVTASPDAAGQTFQGVEPTATVRNADDGTALATFTPPQLGSETALVVIEVYRRNGAWKARAVGQGYADGLAGIATDFGVSVEEPAAPAAPAAPAAPAAAPVDPRIAPPAPAAPPAQPVAPAMGAGKINLDKGRVSLQKHQTVSLVKGGAPLLSQVKMGLGWEPAFRGKDIDLDASVIAYGPNRNHLDSCYFGKLSILNGAIKHSGDNLTGEGAGDDETIVVDLGRIPAEATGLVFTVNSFTGQKFNEVAKAYCRLIDARTDEELVRFDLTGAEPQTGVIMAKLIKQFSGEWEMTAMGEFVKSRTVRGMVKPAAQSL, from the coding sequence ATGACCGCAATGACCCCCGGCTCGAACATCCCTCTCTCCGCCGTCCGTGTGGCGGTGGACGTCGCCGCTCCGGTGCGGCTCGACGTCTCGGGCCTGCTGCTCACCGCCGACGGCAAGGTGCGCTCCGACGACGACTTCATCTTCTACAACCAGCCCTCGGGTCCCGGCGTGACCTACCGCGCCGGCGGCGGCTCCGCACCCGACGCCATCGTGGTGGACACCACCGCCGTCCCGCCCGGCATCGAGAAGATCGTGGTCACCGCGAGCCCCGACGCCGCGGGACAGACCTTCCAGGGCGTCGAGCCCACCGCCACCGTGCGCAACGCCGACGACGGCACCGCGCTGGCCACGTTCACCCCGCCCCAGCTGGGCAGTGAGACGGCGCTCGTGGTCATCGAGGTCTACCGGCGCAACGGTGCCTGGAAGGCCCGCGCGGTCGGCCAGGGTTACGCCGACGGGCTGGCCGGCATCGCCACGGACTTCGGCGTCTCGGTCGAGGAGCCGGCCGCCCCGGCGGCTCCGGCAGCCCCGGCGGCTCCGGCAGCCGCTCCGGTCGACCCGCGGATCGCCCCGCCGGCCCCCGCCGCTCCCCCGGCACAGCCCGTCGCCCCGGCCATGGGCGCCGGGAAGATCAACCTCGACAAGGGCCGGGTCAGCCTTCAGAAGCACCAGACGGTCTCCCTGGTCAAGGGCGGTGCCCCGCTCCTCTCCCAGGTCAAGATGGGGCTCGGCTGGGAGCCCGCGTTCCGCGGCAAGGACATCGACCTGGACGCCTCGGTCATCGCCTACGGCCCCAACCGCAACCACCTGGACAGCTGCTACTTCGGCAAGCTCTCCATCCTCAACGGGGCGATCAAGCACTCCGGCGACAACCTCACGGGTGAGGGCGCGGGCGACGACGAGACGATCGTCGTTGACCTGGGCCGTATCCCGGCCGAGGCGACGGGCCTGGTCTTCACGGTGAACTCGTTCACCGGCCAGAAGTTCAACGAGGTGGCCAAGGCCTACTGCCGGCTGATCGACGCGCGCACCGACGAGGAACTGGTCCGGTTCGACCTGACCGGCGCGGAGCCGCAGACCGGCGTCATCATGGCCAAGCTCATCAAG